Proteins encoded in a region of the Homo sapiens chromosome 9, GRCh38.p14 Primary Assembly genome:
- the PLPP6 gene encoding polyisoprenoid diphosphate/phosphate phosphohydrolase PLPP6, whose protein sequence is MPSPRRSMEGRPLGVSASSSSSSPGSPAHGGGGGGSRFEFQSLLSSRATAVDPTCARLRASESPVHRRGSFPLAAAGPSQSPAPPLPEEDRMDLNPSFLGIALRSLLAIDLWLSKKLGVCAGESSSWGSVRPLMKLLEISGHGIPWLLGTLYCLCRSDSWAGREVLMNLLFALLLDLLLVALIKGLVRRRRPAHNQMDMFVTLSVDKYSFPSGHATRAALMSRFILNHLVLAIPLRVLVVLWAFVLGLSRVMLGRHNVTDVAFGFFLGYMQYSIVDYCWLSPHNAPVLFLLWSQR, encoded by the coding sequence ATGCCAAGTCCCCGGAGGAGCATGGAGGGACGGCCGCTGGGCGTCTCCGCTtcgagcagcagcagcagccccggCAGCCCAGCCCatggcggcggtggcggcggcagcAGGTTTGAGTTCCAGTCCCTGCTCAGCAGCCGCGCCACGGCCGTGGACCCCACCTGCGCCCGGCTCCGTGCATCGGAGAGCCCAGTTCACCGCCGCGGCTCCTTCCCCCTGGCCGCGGCGGGCCCCTCGCAGTCGCCCGCGCCTCCGCTGCCCGAGGAGGACCGCATGGACTTGAACCCGTCCTTCCTGGGCATCGCCCTGCGCTCCCTGCTGGCCATCGACCTGTGGCTGTCCAAGAAGCTGGGGGTGTGCGCGGGAGAGAGCTCGTCGTGGGGCAGCGTGCGACCCCTTATGAAGCTGCTGGAGATCTCGGGACACGGCATCCCCTGGCTGCTGGGCACCCTCTACTGCCTGTGCAGGAGCGACAGCTGGGCCGGGCGCGAGGTGCTGATGAACCTGCTCTTCGCCCTGCTGTTGGACCTGCTGCTGGTGGCCTTGATCAAAGGGCTGGTCCGCAGGCGCCGCCCGGCCCACAACCAGATGGACATGTTTGTCACTCTCTCGGTGGACAAGTACTCCTTCCCCTCGGGCCATGCCACAAGGGCCGCCCTGATGTCGAGGTTCATCCTGAACCACCTGGTGCTGGCCATTCCACTGAGGGTGCTGGTGGTTCTGTGGGCCTTCGTCTTGGGCCTATCCAGGGTCATGCTGGGGCGGCACAATGTCACCGACGTAGCTTTTGGCTTTTTTCTGGGCTACATGCAGTACAGCATCGTGGACTATTGCTGGCTCTCACCCCATAATGCTCCGGTCCTCTTTTTACTGTGGAGTCAACGATGA